A stretch of Edaphobacter lichenicola DNA encodes these proteins:
- a CDS encoding class I SAM-dependent methyltransferase: MLTQPSFDLIARPYRWLEYLTLGRALEHCRLHFLPNLLQQRRALILGDGDGRFLAELLTQNPHLHADAVDTSATMLQLLRQRCEALAPNVSKRFTTHQTSALTCPTDGPYDLVVTHFFLDCLTQPDLETLIHHIAPNLSSEALWLISDFHIPSGLMRLPAKILVRSLYLAFRILTNLRTTKLPNHATPLKQAGLTRIARQHLLAGLLVTELWQFHSAAR; this comes from the coding sequence ATGCTCACTCAACCCAGCTTCGATCTCATCGCACGCCCCTATCGCTGGCTGGAATACCTCACCCTCGGCCGCGCCCTCGAGCACTGCCGCCTTCACTTCCTCCCCAATCTCCTCCAGCAAAGGCGAGCGCTCATCCTCGGTGACGGCGACGGCCGCTTCCTCGCCGAACTCCTCACGCAAAACCCTCACCTCCACGCCGATGCAGTCGACACCAGCGCCACCATGCTGCAGCTCCTCCGTCAACGCTGCGAAGCACTCGCCCCCAACGTATCCAAACGCTTCACCACGCACCAAACCAGCGCGCTAACCTGTCCTACCGACGGTCCATACGACCTCGTCGTCACTCACTTCTTCCTCGACTGCCTCACCCAACCCGACCTCGAAACCCTCATCCACCACATCGCCCCAAACCTCTCGTCGGAAGCTCTCTGGCTCATCTCCGACTTCCACATTCCCAGCGGCTTGATGCGTCTTCCAGCGAAGATCCTCGTCCGCAGCCTCTATCTCGCCTTCCGCATCCTCACCAACCTCCGCACCACAAAGCTCCCCAACCACGCCACTCCGCTTAAACAGGCCGGACTCACCCGAATCGCCCGTCAGCATCTGCTCGCTGGCCTTCTGGTCACTGAACTATGGCAGTTCCACTCTGCGGCGCGATAG
- a CDS encoding glycoside hydrolase family 57 protein produces MTKTSFDNASRPAGFLTFTLHAHLPYVVNHGTWPHGLEWLHEAAAETYLPLLRVLKNLERDHIRFNCNLNLSPILLEQLSHPVFLAEFPHYLTRKIVAAREDEAFFLQSGDGHLAETARFWQRFFSQALEDFKHFDRDLIAAFRHFNDTGLIDIITCGATHGYMPLLGTDESVRAQIRTAVDTHIRHIGKAPRGIWAPECGYRPAGPWSYPVSNADGSPTPPTFNRIGVEQALSEAGLEFFFVDTHLVEESRRTSSPYDRPGDHEPQSPEEDRQTHQPHRSLYQPYYVDGPYDKHHATTIFPRDPRTGLQVWSGDTGYPGDSLYLDFHKKRWPGGHRYWRVTGSRVDMNDKQPYYPLQAAEHTKAHASHFVHLVYEALKSGFNDTTPPILCSPFDAELFGHWWFEGPLWLEAVARNLHEYESGIQLISCADYLDQYPRAGFIAMPEGSWGSEGNNQVWLNPETSWTYSHIYPAEIYTRDVCTAGLWRTSALGLRIMQQLCRELLLLESSDWQFLITTGAARDYAEIRFLTHNDQFNELKAIWQSFESTGALTEAEQTRLAEIELRDSIFPDIDPSLWVSGASETRPDQPGPTQTHPVETAV; encoded by the coding sequence TTGACTAAGACATCGTTTGACAATGCGTCCCGCCCTGCAGGGTTTCTCACCTTCACCCTGCATGCGCATCTACCCTATGTCGTCAATCACGGCACCTGGCCCCATGGCCTCGAGTGGCTCCACGAAGCAGCCGCCGAGACCTACCTCCCGCTCCTCCGGGTTCTCAAAAATCTCGAGCGCGACCACATCCGCTTCAACTGCAACCTCAATCTCTCGCCCATTCTTTTAGAGCAGCTCTCTCATCCTGTCTTCCTCGCCGAGTTTCCCCACTACCTCACCCGCAAGATCGTCGCCGCCCGCGAAGACGAAGCGTTCTTCCTGCAGTCCGGCGACGGCCATCTCGCAGAGACTGCCCGCTTCTGGCAGCGTTTCTTTTCGCAGGCACTCGAAGACTTCAAACACTTTGATCGCGATCTCATCGCCGCCTTTCGCCACTTCAACGACACCGGCCTCATCGACATCATCACCTGCGGCGCCACTCACGGATACATGCCTCTGCTCGGTACCGACGAGAGCGTCCGAGCCCAGATCCGCACCGCCGTCGACACCCACATCCGCCACATCGGCAAAGCTCCCCGCGGCATCTGGGCGCCCGAGTGTGGCTACCGGCCCGCCGGCCCCTGGAGCTATCCCGTCTCTAACGCCGACGGCAGCCCCACTCCTCCAACCTTCAATCGCATCGGCGTCGAGCAAGCTCTCTCCGAGGCGGGCCTGGAATTCTTCTTCGTCGACACCCACCTCGTCGAAGAGTCCCGCCGCACCTCCTCCCCTTACGATCGACCCGGCGACCACGAGCCGCAAAGCCCCGAGGAGGATCGCCAGACCCACCAGCCGCATCGTTCCCTCTATCAGCCGTACTACGTCGACGGTCCCTACGACAAGCATCACGCCACGACCATCTTTCCCCGCGATCCCCGCACCGGCCTCCAGGTCTGGTCCGGAGACACCGGCTACCCCGGCGACAGCCTCTACCTCGACTTCCACAAGAAGCGATGGCCAGGCGGTCATCGCTACTGGCGCGTCACCGGCTCCAGGGTCGACATGAACGATAAACAGCCCTACTACCCGCTCCAGGCCGCCGAACACACTAAAGCTCACGCCAGCCACTTCGTCCACCTCGTCTACGAGGCCCTCAAATCCGGCTTCAACGACACCACCCCACCCATCCTCTGCTCCCCCTTCGACGCCGAACTCTTCGGCCACTGGTGGTTTGAGGGTCCCCTCTGGCTCGAAGCCGTCGCCCGCAATCTTCACGAATACGAGTCGGGAATTCAGCTCATCAGTTGCGCCGACTACCTTGACCAGTACCCGCGCGCCGGCTTCATCGCCATGCCCGAAGGCTCCTGGGGATCCGAAGGCAACAATCAGGTCTGGCTCAACCCGGAGACAAGCTGGACCTACAGCCACATCTACCCGGCCGAGATCTACACCCGCGACGTCTGCACCGCAGGCCTCTGGCGCACCTCAGCCCTGGGCCTTCGCATCATGCAACAGCTCTGCCGAGAACTCCTCCTCCTCGAATCCTCCGACTGGCAGTTTCTCATCACCACCGGAGCCGCTCGCGACTACGCCGAAATTCGCTTCCTCACCCATAACGATCAGTTCAATGAACTCAAAGCCATCTGGCAGAGCTTCGAATCAACCGGCGCCCTCACCGAAGCCGAGCAAACCCGCCTCGCCGAGATCGAACTCCGCGACAGCATCTTCCCCGACATCGATCCTAGCCTATGGGTATCCGGCGCCTCCGAGACCCGACCAGACCAACCAGGACCAACCCAGACCCACCCGGTCGAAACCGCAGTCTGA
- a CDS encoding DUF4197 domain-containing protein: protein MQIRLVCNVALLALMMSPAAGNGVSPKPVMGDASTLTREQASGGLKEALSRGVTRAVSETGRPGGFENNPLIKITMPEKLRTVEKGLRAIGMGAKVDEFEHSMNAAAEEAAPAAKSIFMDALKAMSFADAKQIVMGGNTAGTDYFKRTTSSQVSEAFKPIIEREMAKTGVTEKSNSMMGSAPQMPFGKSPSVDINGDVLEKSVDGMFTMMGQEKAKIRTNPSAQVTPLLKSVFGKF from the coding sequence ATGCAAATACGCCTTGTGTGCAACGTTGCGCTTCTCGCGCTGATGATGAGTCCGGCAGCCGGTAACGGTGTGTCCCCAAAGCCTGTGATGGGAGATGCATCCACTCTGACGAGGGAGCAGGCTTCTGGCGGATTGAAGGAGGCGCTGTCGCGTGGAGTGACCAGGGCGGTATCTGAGACCGGCAGGCCTGGAGGGTTTGAAAACAATCCGCTGATCAAGATCACGATGCCTGAGAAGCTGCGCACGGTGGAGAAGGGTTTGCGCGCGATTGGGATGGGCGCGAAGGTGGATGAGTTCGAACACAGCATGAACGCTGCGGCGGAAGAGGCGGCACCGGCGGCGAAGTCGATCTTTATGGATGCGCTGAAGGCGATGAGCTTTGCAGACGCAAAGCAGATTGTGATGGGCGGCAATACGGCTGGGACTGATTACTTCAAGCGCACGACGTCGTCGCAGGTATCGGAGGCCTTTAAGCCCATCATCGAAAGGGAGATGGCGAAGACCGGCGTGACGGAGAAGTCTAACTCGATGATGGGATCCGCGCCTCAGATGCCGTTCGGGAAGTCACCATCGGTTGATATCAACGGTGATGTTTTGGAGAAGAGCGTCGATGGGATGTTCACGATGATGGGTCAGGAAAAGGCGAAGATCCGGACGAATCCATCCGCTCAGGTGACTCCGTTGCTGAAGAGTGTGTTCGGCAAGTTTTGA
- a CDS encoding YtxH domain-containing protein has translation MSDNDNESGVSGLGWFLAGLGIGALVGVLYAPKAGKETREDLVASALDAKDKAAVLAQQAQDRAAVLASQGKQQMGEYVDRGKEYYDRGRTQWAQYVEKGKGLVQEHQDKVSAAIDAGKEAYTSTTSESHS, from the coding sequence ATGTCAGATAACGACAACGAGAGTGGAGTAAGTGGATTGGGTTGGTTCCTGGCGGGACTGGGGATTGGTGCTCTGGTGGGGGTGTTGTATGCCCCGAAGGCTGGGAAAGAGACGCGCGAAGATCTGGTCGCGAGCGCTCTGGATGCCAAGGATAAGGCAGCGGTTCTGGCACAGCAGGCGCAGGATCGCGCGGCTGTTTTGGCCTCACAAGGAAAGCAACAGATGGGCGAGTACGTCGATCGTGGCAAGGAGTACTATGACCGCGGCCGAACGCAATGGGCTCAGTATGTTGAGAAGGGCAAGGGATTGGTGCAGGAGCATCAGGACAAGGTGTCTGCTGCGATTGATGCGGGCAAAGAAGCATATACAAGTACGACGAGCGAATCTCACTCGTAA
- a CDS encoding BON domain-containing protein: MYANRHLSATFALLAATILAVTLGFSGCKGSAPPAPTDDASLTATLQSRISSDGALSAESIQSTVQSGVATLTGNVSSEAARSLAAADASQVAGIKTVVNNLAVQAPTPAVTAAAVPPPPPSPVAPKKLPAPKPTPKPKPAPVVHESAPVEAPVQQAAVAPPPPQELLPPPPPPPPPPPAFRNITVPPDTTIPVRVTQTLDSATTQQGDSFSGTVATDVIIDGLVVIRQGTPVSGRVSAVQEAAHYKGNSLLTVELTSINRRGEKLAVTTEPYSVEGKGRGKNTAEKVGGGAAVGAILGGILGGGKGAAIGAAAGGGVGAGANTITRGEQVQIPSESLIRFRLTNTLSLSVPTKNTESTTSNPDLQSRPADQPPQ, translated from the coding sequence ATGTACGCCAACCGCCATCTCTCCGCCACATTCGCTCTTCTGGCCGCTACGATTTTAGCCGTCACTCTTGGCTTTTCTGGATGCAAAGGTTCCGCGCCCCCTGCACCTACCGACGACGCCAGCCTGACCGCAACCCTGCAAAGCCGGATCTCCAGCGACGGCGCCCTCAGCGCTGAATCCATCCAGTCGACGGTCCAGAGCGGTGTAGCCACCCTCACCGGCAACGTCAGCAGCGAAGCAGCGCGATCGCTCGCAGCGGCAGACGCCTCTCAAGTCGCCGGCATCAAGACCGTAGTCAATAATCTCGCCGTGCAGGCTCCCACACCGGCCGTCACCGCCGCAGCCGTTCCGCCGCCCCCGCCTTCACCCGTAGCCCCAAAGAAGCTTCCCGCTCCCAAGCCGACACCCAAGCCAAAGCCGGCCCCAGTCGTCCACGAGTCCGCACCCGTTGAAGCGCCTGTCCAACAGGCAGCAGTAGCCCCGCCACCCCCGCAGGAACTTCTCCCTCCGCCTCCTCCACCGCCACCACCTCCTCCTGCGTTCCGTAACATCACCGTGCCACCGGATACAACGATCCCCGTCCGCGTCACCCAGACGCTCGATAGCGCGACCACCCAGCAAGGCGACAGCTTCTCCGGCACCGTCGCGACTGACGTTATCATCGACGGCCTCGTCGTCATCCGTCAGGGAACACCCGTCTCCGGCCGAGTCTCTGCCGTACAGGAAGCAGCTCATTACAAAGGCAACTCCTTACTCACCGTTGAACTCACCAGCATCAACCGCCGTGGCGAAAAGCTCGCAGTCACCACCGAGCCTTACAGCGTGGAAGGTAAAGGCCGCGGCAAAAACACTGCCGAAAAGGTCGGCGGTGGGGCAGCTGTTGGTGCTATCCTTGGCGGCATCCTCGGCGGCGGCAAAGGAGCAGCCATCGGGGCAGCTGCAGGTGGCGGCGTCGGGGCAGGTGCCAACACCATCACCCGTGGGGAGCAGGTTCAAATCCCTTCTGAAAGTCTCATCCGTTTCCGCCTGACGAACACCTTGTCCCTCTCGGTTCCGACAAAAAATACCGAAAGCACAACCTCCAATCCGGACCTGCAATCGAGGCCCGCAGACCAGCCGCCACAGTAG
- a CDS encoding M1 family metallopeptidase: MPRLHSFPVAAVLLLPLALHAQTTQQPSIATNSPDGKPLSTRVVAYNIDAKLDTGKKTLDATETLTYKNLTGQTLTSIPFHLYLNAFRPESTFTRETHFTGGVRDSVDESGYPSEKLGSITISHIEADGYGDLTAAMHFIAPDDNNAEDHTVAELTLPHPLAPNDSITFRLAFHDVFPLSVARNGWKRDFIMGGQWYPKPGVFWHGAWNCHQYHSTTEFFSDFATFRVSLTLPRRYLVGASGVPTGEVINPNNTKTLSFYGEDIGDFAWAASPNFTITDGNYLSSLGPVKIHVLALAAHPKAGPRYLDIIQKTLAQFDQRYGPYPYKIVTVIDPEPGSEIGGMEYPTLFTGDTSWYEPTHITEIAAEHEFGHQYWYGMVATNEFEDAWLDEGINSYTEVNVLGAILGPNTSVLDRSYASAGDYENIRLEYTFEPDFDPVTRWAFKFRDFNSYGGITYGKSATLLATLEGIIGRDTMDEAMRTYFLRYRFTHPTTEDFLRTIEEVAIKNGRATALGGTVINRAAQTVPQPDTSPFIPQTGLDAVFNAPANSQVIPISSLRPYFHQAVYGTQVLDYAVDQVSSDPLKWWLPEPKDKKQIQYLSTAYLRRKGDFVLPVTAEFAFDDGTRLREHWDGLDRWTRFTYTRNAKILSVEIDPDHTVLLDKDFFNNSYTTATNNIPARKLSNLWVSLQQLLAQLASWIV; this comes from the coding sequence ATGCCGCGCCTCCACTCATTCCCCGTCGCCGCCGTGCTTCTCCTCCCCCTCGCCCTTCATGCTCAGACAACTCAGCAGCCCAGCATCGCCACCAATTCCCCCGACGGCAAGCCGCTCTCCACCCGCGTCGTCGCCTACAACATCGACGCCAAACTCGACACCGGCAAGAAAACTCTCGACGCCACCGAGACCCTCACCTACAAAAACCTCACCGGCCAAACCCTCACCTCCATACCCTTCCATCTCTACCTCAACGCCTTCCGTCCCGAGTCCACCTTCACCCGCGAAACCCACTTCACCGGCGGTGTTCGCGACTCAGTAGACGAGAGCGGCTATCCCTCCGAAAAACTTGGCAGCATCACCATCTCCCACATCGAGGCCGACGGCTACGGCGACCTCACGGCAGCCATGCACTTCATCGCCCCCGACGACAACAACGCCGAAGACCACACCGTAGCCGAACTCACTCTCCCCCATCCCCTCGCTCCCAACGACTCCATCACCTTCCGCCTCGCCTTCCACGACGTCTTCCCTCTCTCCGTCGCACGCAATGGCTGGAAGCGAGACTTCATCATGGGCGGACAGTGGTACCCCAAGCCAGGCGTCTTCTGGCACGGTGCCTGGAACTGCCATCAGTACCACTCCACCACCGAGTTCTTCTCCGACTTCGCCACCTTCCGCGTCTCCCTCACCCTTCCCCGCCGCTACCTCGTCGGCGCCAGCGGCGTTCCCACCGGCGAAGTCATCAACCCCAACAACACCAAAACCCTCAGCTTCTACGGCGAAGACATCGGCGACTTCGCCTGGGCCGCCAGCCCGAACTTCACCATCACCGACGGCAACTATCTCTCCTCCCTCGGACCCGTAAAGATCCACGTCCTCGCACTCGCCGCACATCCCAAAGCCGGCCCCCGCTATCTCGACATCATTCAGAAGACCCTCGCCCAGTTCGACCAGCGCTACGGCCCGTACCCCTACAAGATCGTCACCGTCATCGACCCCGAACCCGGCTCCGAGATCGGCGGCATGGAGTACCCCACCCTCTTCACCGGCGACACCTCCTGGTACGAGCCAACCCACATCACCGAAATCGCCGCCGAGCACGAGTTCGGCCACCAATACTGGTACGGCATGGTCGCCACCAACGAGTTCGAAGATGCCTGGCTCGACGAAGGCATCAACTCCTACACCGAAGTCAATGTTCTCGGTGCAATCCTCGGCCCCAACACCTCCGTCCTCGACCGCTCCTACGCCAGCGCCGGCGACTATGAAAATATTCGACTCGAATACACCTTCGAGCCCGACTTCGATCCCGTCACTCGCTGGGCCTTCAAGTTTCGGGACTTCAACTCCTACGGCGGCATCACCTACGGCAAATCGGCGACACTCCTCGCCACCCTCGAAGGGATAATTGGTCGCGACACGATGGACGAAGCCATGCGCACCTACTTCCTGCGCTACCGCTTCACCCATCCCACCACCGAAGACTTCCTCCGCACCATCGAAGAAGTCGCCATCAAAAACGGTCGCGCAACCGCCCTCGGAGGCACAGTCATCAATCGCGCGGCTCAAACGGTGCCCCAACCGGACACATCCCCGTTCATTCCGCAGACGGGTCTCGACGCCGTCTTCAACGCTCCAGCCAACTCTCAGGTCATACCCATCTCAAGCCTGCGCCCGTACTTCCACCAGGCCGTCTACGGAACCCAGGTGCTCGACTACGCCGTCGATCAAGTCTCCTCCGATCCACTCAAGTGGTGGCTTCCTGAACCGAAAGACAAAAAGCAGATCCAGTACCTCTCCACCGCCTACCTGCGTCGCAAGGGCGACTTTGTCCTCCCCGTCACCGCAGAGTTCGCCTTCGACGATGGCACCCGCCTGCGCGAACACTGGGACGGTCTTGACCGCTGGACCAGATTCACCTACACCCGCAACGCCAAGATCCTCTCCGTCGAGATCGATCCCGACCACACCGTGCTGCTCGACAAAGACTTCTTCAACAACAGCTACACCACCGCAACCAATAACATCCCCGCCCGCAAGCTCTCCAACCTCTGGGTTAGCCTTCAACAACTCCTGGCCCAACTCGCCTCCTGGATCGTGTGA